From a region of the Gemmatimonadota bacterium genome:
- a CDS encoding monovalent cation/H+ antiporter subunit D family protein: MTAERLVLLTLALPTVGALLIALTGRSPNLREGITLLTSGALLVTVLSLLPAVLGGARPEVTLVEMFPDIAVRLAVEPLGMIFACVGAILWPINSLYSIGYMRGNQEKNQTRFYVCFGVALAAVMGIAFSGNLLTLFVFYEVLTVSTYPLVTHKGSEDAVRAGRVYLGILLTTSIGFLLPAIIWTWAISGTVDFAAGGILAGSVSGPLVGVLLALFMFGIGKAALMPMHRWLPAAMVAPTPVSALLHAVAVVKAGVFSVVKVLVYIFGLDFLRAESSTHWLIYASGFTVIVASIVAFRILRARGNLKRMLAYSTIAQLSYVILAAAIMTQISTAGAALHIVAHAFGKITLFFAAGSIYTAAHKTEISQLDGIGRRMPFTMGAFAIGALSMVGLPPTGGFISKWYMLGGAFESGDLLALSILVVSTLLNAAYFGPIVHAAFFRKEASDHDGHGHGHGEAPWPIVVALTATASLTVLLFFFPDVATTLARQIVGLTP, encoded by the coding sequence GTGACCGCGGAGCGCCTCGTCCTCCTCACGCTCGCGCTTCCCACGGTCGGGGCGCTCCTGATCGCGCTGACGGGCCGCTCCCCGAACCTGCGGGAGGGAATCACCCTCCTGACGAGCGGCGCACTTCTCGTCACGGTGCTGAGCCTCCTCCCGGCGGTCCTCGGGGGCGCCCGGCCCGAGGTCACCCTCGTCGAGATGTTTCCGGACATCGCCGTCCGCCTCGCGGTCGAGCCGCTCGGGATGATCTTCGCCTGCGTCGGGGCGATCCTCTGGCCGATCAACTCCCTCTATTCGATCGGTTACATGAGGGGAAACCAGGAGAAGAACCAGACGCGCTTTTACGTCTGCTTCGGGGTGGCGCTCGCTGCCGTGATGGGGATCGCCTTCTCCGGAAACCTTCTGACCCTCTTCGTCTTCTACGAGGTCCTGACCGTCTCGACCTATCCGCTGGTGACCCACAAGGGATCGGAAGACGCCGTGCGGGCGGGCCGGGTTTACCTCGGAATCCTGCTCACGACCTCGATCGGGTTTCTCCTTCCGGCGATCATCTGGACCTGGGCGATCTCCGGGACGGTGGACTTCGCCGCGGGGGGGATTCTTGCCGGTAGCGTCAGCGGACCACTCGTAGGCGTCCTCCTTGCGCTCTTCATGTTCGGGATCGGGAAGGCCGCCCTGATGCCGATGCACCGGTGGCTTCCCGCCGCGATGGTGGCGCCCACACCGGTCAGCGCGCTCCTCCACGCCGTCGCAGTGGTGAAGGCCGGAGTCTTCAGTGTCGTGAAGGTGCTGGTCTACATCTTCGGGCTCGATTTCCTGCGTGCCGAGTCCTCTACCCACTGGCTCATATACGCCTCCGGATTCACGGTGATCGTAGCCTCGATCGTGGCCTTCCGGATCCTGCGGGCCAGGGGCAACCTGAAGCGGATGCTCGCGTACTCGACGATCGCGCAGCTCTCCTACGTGATTCTCGCTGCCGCCATCATGACACAGATCTCGACGGCGGGCGCGGCGCTACACATTGTGGCGCACGCCTTCGGGAAGATCACCCTCTTCTTCGCGGCGGGCTCGATCTACACGGCGGCCCACAAAACGGAGATCTCGCAGCTCGACGGGATCGGCCGGCGCATGCCCTTCACGATGGGAGCCTTCGCGATCGGAGCCCTTTCGATGGTCGGGCTCCCGCCGACGGGAGGATTCATCTCGAAGTGGTACATGTTGGGCGGCGCCTTCGAGAGCGGAGATCTCCTCGCGCTCTCGATCCTCGTGGTCTCGACGCTGCTCAACGCCGCCTATTTCGGACCGATCGTTCATGCCGCCTTCTTCCGGAAGGAGGCGTCGGACCACGACGGGCACGGTCATGGGCACGGTGAAGCGCCCTGGCCCATCGTCGTCGCGCTCACCGCGACGGCGAGCCTGACCGTGCTCCTCTTCTTCTTCCCGGACGTCGCGACGACGCTGGCCCGACAGATTGTGGGACTCACCCCATGA